The bacterium DNA segment CCTACGCCATCTCCGGCGGCGAGCGGAGAAGGGTGGAAGTGACCCGGGCCCTGGTCACCAATCCCTCCTTTCTGCTGTTGGACGAGCCCTTCACCGGGATCGACCCCATCGCCCGGGCCGACATCCAGCAGGTGGTGGTCAAGCTTAAGGACCGGGGGATCGGTGTACTGATCACCGACCACAATGTGCGGGAGACCCTGGAGATTACCGACCGGGCCTATGTGATCTACGAGGGCAAAGTATTTGCCGCCGGCACCCCCCAGGAGATAGTGGACCACTCCGGGGCCCGGGAGAAATTTTTGGGAGAGAAGTTCACCCTGTGAATCCCGCCGGCAAATGATCGTCAGAAAATCAAACATCAAATAAATATTTCAACCGGACATTGACAAGACGCATTTATGAAAACAGTCCTATTTCTCTGCAACGAAAATTCCTGCCGCAGCCAGATGGCCGAGGCTTTTGCCAAACAACTGGGGGGCGGGGTGATCGAGGCTTACAGCGCCGGCTCCAGCCCTTCGGGCGAGGTCAACCCCCTGGCCGTAACCGTGATCAGGGAAAAGGGCATCGACATCTCC contains these protein-coding regions:
- a CDS encoding ATP-binding cassette domain-containing protein codes for the protein YAISGGERRRVEVTRALVTNPSFLLLDEPFTGIDPIARADIQQVVVKLKDRGIGVLITDHNVRETLEITDRAYVIYEGKVFAAGTPQEIVDHSGAREKFLGEKFTL